In Proteiniborus ethanoligenes, one DNA window encodes the following:
- a CDS encoding type I restriction endonuclease subunit R: MAKTPVELTEKGFEEYVEEHLLKSGYVKGNPNDYNKEFALDTKILFDFLEDTQPKKMERLKEIYKDQYQFKVLSRLNRELNNRGMIDVLRHGIKDYGVYLDLAYFKPASKLNEKTVKLYEKNCISVTRQVRYSTKNENSIDMLICINGLPVVVLELKNPFTGQTYEDAIIQFKKDRSPNELLFQFKKRAIVFFAVDTGEVYMATRLSGDKTFFLPFNKGCDGGKGNPDNPDGLKTAYLWEEILQKDSLMDILKKFVFIEIGEKKDIDGNIVTSETIIFPRYHQLDAVRKMEADAKEKGVGINYLVQHSAGSGKTYSISWLAHRLANLHDDEDNPVFDSVIVITDRRVLDRQLQDSIYQLEHKHGVVEKIDKDSNQLADAIKGGTRIIISTLQKFPFIIEKVGELENHNYAVIIDEAHSSSAGENMASLREVLSVSSLEEAAKLDEDLEGKEYDPDEEILKVIKKRGKQPNISFFAFTATPKAKTLEMFGTIGEDGLPHPFHLYSMRQAIEEGFILDVLQNYVTYETYFKLAKKIEDDPAFDKAKATKALTRYVSLHPHNIAQKTEIMVEHFKNVTRNKIGGRAKAMVVTSSRLHAVRYKHAFDEYIKKKGYRDMKTLVAFSGTVKDDEVDYTESGMNKFKESELPDRFATDEYQVLLVAEKYQTGFDQPLLHTMYVDKKLSGVKAVQTLSRLNRTCGGKEDTFILDFVNKAEDIQEAFKPYYQATIVEEVTEPNLLYDIETMLNPSGVYLKEELDRFIHIYFKPKDKKTSKDRVILNHLIDIAVERFKKLDEQHKEDFSSQATKFIRLYSFILQITPFEDVELHKLYVYLTYLLKKLPKEKGSTIHLADEIALEYYAAKKTFEGSISLTSDDENVPVTPVKFAGTGVKEEQEDYLSSIIQRLNNRFGTDFTKADQLSVEQIKEDFAADEDLVQKAKTNTIDDFRFAFEKVFINKVIDRMDQNQSFFTRVLDDEQFKNALMEYMLVETYEKLNSRA; encoded by the coding sequence ATGGCTAAAACTCCAGTGGAACTTACAGAAAAGGGCTTTGAAGAATATGTTGAAGAACATCTTTTAAAATCTGGATATGTGAAGGGTAATCCTAACGACTATAATAAAGAGTTTGCCCTTGACACAAAAATCCTATTTGACTTCTTAGAGGATACTCAGCCCAAGAAAATGGAGCGATTAAAAGAAATCTATAAGGACCAGTATCAATTTAAGGTGTTAAGCCGATTAAATCGGGAACTTAATAATCGTGGCATGATTGATGTATTAAGGCATGGGATTAAAGATTATGGTGTATACTTAGACCTTGCCTACTTTAAGCCTGCGAGCAAATTAAATGAGAAAACAGTTAAACTTTATGAAAAGAATTGCATATCTGTTACTAGACAAGTGCGATACAGCACTAAAAACGAAAACAGTATAGATATGCTTATCTGTATCAATGGACTTCCAGTTGTTGTACTTGAACTTAAAAATCCTTTCACTGGTCAAACTTATGAAGATGCAATAATTCAATTCAAGAAAGATAGAAGCCCCAATGAACTATTATTCCAGTTTAAGAAAAGAGCCATTGTATTCTTTGCAGTAGATACCGGGGAAGTCTATATGGCTACGAGGCTTTCTGGGGATAAGACTTTCTTCTTACCCTTTAATAAAGGGTGTGATGGAGGAAAGGGAAATCCTGATAATCCTGATGGCCTTAAAACTGCTTACCTTTGGGAAGAGATACTCCAAAAGGATAGCCTGATGGATATATTAAAGAAGTTTGTATTTATAGAGATTGGGGAAAAGAAAGATATAGATGGTAATATCGTAACCTCAGAAACCATCATATTTCCAAGATATCACCAATTGGATGCAGTAAGAAAAATGGAAGCCGATGCAAAGGAGAAGGGAGTAGGAATAAATTATCTTGTACAGCACAGTGCAGGGTCCGGAAAAACCTACTCTATTTCTTGGCTTGCCCATAGACTTGCGAACCTTCATGATGATGAGGATAATCCTGTATTTGATTCTGTGATTGTTATTACCGACAGAAGGGTTTTGGACAGGCAGTTGCAGGACAGCATTTATCAATTAGAGCATAAACATGGGGTTGTTGAAAAAATAGATAAAGACTCCAATCAATTGGCCGATGCCATTAAGGGTGGGACAAGAATTATTATTTCTACCCTGCAAAAATTCCCATTTATTATTGAAAAGGTTGGGGAATTAGAAAATCATAACTATGCAGTAATTATCGATGAAGCCCATTCTAGCAGTGCAGGAGAGAATATGGCTTCTTTAAGGGAAGTGCTATCAGTAAGTAGTCTTGAAGAAGCAGCAAAACTAGATGAAGATTTAGAAGGCAAAGAGTACGACCCAGATGAAGAGATATTAAAGGTCATAAAGAAAAGGGGAAAACAGCCTAATATCAGTTTCTTTGCCTTTACGGCAACACCTAAAGCAAAGACCCTTGAGATGTTTGGAACCATAGGTGAAGATGGACTACCCCATCCCTTCCATTTATATTCTATGAGACAGGCAATTGAAGAAGGATTCATACTAGATGTACTTCAAAACTATGTTACATATGAAACCTACTTTAAACTGGCAAAGAAAATAGAAGATGACCCTGCTTTTGATAAGGCTAAGGCCACAAAAGCACTTACAAGATATGTAAGCCTTCATCCCCATAACATTGCTCAAAAGACTGAAATCATGGTAGAACACTTTAAGAATGTAACCAGAAATAAAATAGGGGGAAGAGCCAAGGCAATGGTTGTGACCAGTTCTAGGCTTCATGCTGTACGCTATAAGCATGCTTTTGATGAATATATCAAAAAGAAAGGCTACAGAGATATGAAAACCTTAGTAGCCTTTTCAGGAACCGTAAAGGATGATGAAGTAGATTATACTGAAAGTGGTATGAACAAATTTAAGGAGTCTGAACTTCCAGACCGCTTTGCCACTGATGAATATCAAGTGCTGTTAGTTGCGGAAAAGTATCAGACAGGCTTTGACCAGCCCCTTTTACATACCATGTATGTAGACAAAAAGTTGTCGGGAGTTAAAGCAGTACAGACTTTATCAAGGCTTAACAGAACCTGCGGGGGAAAAGAGGATACCTTTATCCTCGACTTTGTAAATAAGGCAGAGGATATTCAGGAAGCCTTCAAACCCTACTATCAGGCAACTATCGTAGAAGAAGTGACAGAGCCCAATCTTCTTTATGATATTGAAACTATGCTAAATCCCTCTGGCGTGTATTTAAAAGAAGAACTGGATAGGTTTATTCATATATACTTTAAGCCAAAGGACAAAAAGACTTCTAAAGACAGGGTAATATTAAACCATTTGATAGATATAGCCGTAGAAAGGTTTAAAAAGTTGGATGAACAGCATAAAGAGGATTTTAGTAGTCAAGCAACGAAATTCATAAGACTTTATTCCTTCATCCTTCAAATCACGCCTTTTGAAGATGTGGAACTCCATAAGTTATATGTATACTTAACATATCTACTTAAAAAACTGCCAAAGGAAAAAGGTTCTACTATTCACCTAGCAGATGAAATTGCTTTGGAGTATTATGCTGCAAAAAAGACATTTGAAGGGAGTATTTCTCTAACTTCTGATGATGAAAATGTACCAGTTACACCTGTAAAATTTGCAGGAACAGGAGTAAAAGAAGAACAGGAAGATTATCTTTCAAGTATTATTCAGCGACTTAATAATCGGTTTGGAACGGATTTTACAAAAGCCGACCAGTTATCTGTGGAGCAGATTAAAGAGGATTTTGCCGCTGATGAGGATTTGGTTCAAAAGGCTAAAACAAATACTATTGATGATTTTAGGTTTGCTTTTGAGAAAGTTTTTATCAATAAAGTTATTGATAGGATGGACCAGAACCAATCCTTCTTTACCCGTGTTTTGGATGATGAGCAGTTCAAAAATGCTCTTATGGAATATATGCTGGTTGAAACTTATGAGAAGTTAAACAGCAGGGCGTAG
- a CDS encoding DUF262 domain-containing protein: MNKITAHAGNIRNLLNNKYTVQYYQREYNWETKQIEELIEDLTNEFNEFYKDGDRQMDVRNYGDYFLGPIILTNDNAIIDGQQRLSSLTLLLIYLNNLQKQQNSSPKVNIDNLIYSEMYGQKTFCINVPEREGCLASLFETGDYDTTNEQSESVLNLYNRYKDIERIFPDELKESPLPVFIEWLIDNVSLVQIRTDSEQDAHKVFVTMNDRGLRLTPTEMLKGYLLSEMDDNTIRNKANDLWKNKVIQLKEIEKDGDADFIKNWLRAQYAETIREGKKEAENKDFDIIGTTFHKWVRENKSIVGLNSSADFENFVLKNFNMYADIYVRLKEYSRKFHKDYEHVFYNADRGFTLQYQIILSAIKSDDTQDVINKKIKMVSCFIDQFISIRIFNFKTVDYSSIKYTVFNITKMIRNKDIQELVALLKDYISDMGYTLDGIDGLYLNQFTRRYMLHILSRMTYYLEEQSGINSNFADYVNREQKNPYDIEHIWADDYTQGNHQVDFSTEEEFKDFRNRFGGLLILPKDKNRSLQDMEYSKKVIKYDSENLLARTLNQNCYQNNPLFLRFMNNTQLPFKPYVLFNKVEFIERQSLYKEICKKIWDVNKIDVLANS; the protein is encoded by the coding sequence ATGAATAAGATAACAGCCCATGCGGGGAATATTCGCAACCTGTTAAATAATAAATATACGGTTCAGTATTACCAAAGAGAATATAATTGGGAAACTAAGCAGATTGAAGAATTGATAGAGGACTTAACCAACGAGTTTAATGAGTTCTATAAAGACGGGGATAGGCAGATGGATGTAAGGAATTATGGGGACTACTTTTTAGGCCCCATTATCCTTACAAATGATAATGCAATTATAGATGGACAGCAGAGGTTATCGTCATTAACGCTGCTTCTCATTTACCTAAACAATCTTCAAAAACAGCAGAATTCTTCGCCTAAAGTAAACATTGATAATCTGATTTACTCTGAAATGTATGGCCAAAAGACCTTTTGTATCAATGTACCTGAAAGGGAAGGATGCTTAGCATCTCTGTTTGAGACAGGGGATTATGATACTACCAATGAACAATCAGAAAGTGTCCTTAACCTTTACAATAGGTATAAAGATATTGAACGGATTTTTCCTGATGAATTAAAAGAAAGTCCTCTTCCAGTATTTATCGAATGGCTAATCGATAATGTATCTTTAGTGCAGATAAGGACTGATTCGGAGCAGGATGCCCATAAGGTTTTTGTAACCATGAATGATAGGGGACTAAGGCTTACTCCTACGGAAATGTTAAAGGGATACCTTCTTTCGGAGATGGATGATAATACTATCAGAAATAAGGCAAATGACTTATGGAAAAATAAAGTCATACAGTTAAAAGAAATTGAAAAGGATGGAGACGCAGACTTCATAAAGAACTGGTTAAGGGCTCAATATGCAGAAACTATCAGAGAAGGTAAGAAAGAGGCAGAAAATAAAGACTTTGATATTATCGGAACAACATTTCACAAATGGGTTCGAGAAAATAAATCTATTGTGGGCTTAAACAGCAGTGCAGATTTTGAAAATTTTGTCCTTAAAAACTTCAACATGTATGCTGATATTTACGTTCGCTTAAAGGAATACTCCCGTAAGTTTCATAAGGATTATGAGCATGTATTTTATAATGCAGATAGAGGGTTTACGCTGCAGTACCAAATTATATTATCTGCTATAAAAAGTGACGATACACAGGATGTTATTAATAAAAAAATTAAAATGGTTTCCTGTTTTATTGACCAGTTTATCTCTATCAGGATTTTTAATTTTAAGACGGTAGATTATTCTTCTATTAAATATACAGTATTCAATATTACAAAAATGATACGTAATAAGGATATACAGGAGTTGGTAGCATTATTAAAAGATTACATAAGTGATATGGGATATACTCTTGATGGAATTGATGGTTTATATTTAAATCAGTTTACAAGAAGGTATATGCTCCATATTCTCTCGAGAATGACCTATTATTTAGAGGAGCAAAGCGGTATCAATAGCAATTTTGCCGACTATGTAAATAGAGAACAAAAAAACCCCTACGATATAGAGCATATTTGGGCTGATGATTACACCCAAGGAAATCATCAAGTTGATTTTTCAACAGAAGAAGAGTTTAAGGACTTTAGAAATAGATTCGGGGGACTATTAATACTTCCTAAAGATAAAAACAGAAGTTTGCAGGACATGGAATACAGTAAGAAGGTAATTAAGTATGATAGTGAAAACCTATTGGCTCGAACTTTAAATCAGAACTGTTATCAAAATAATCCGTTATTTTTGCGGTTTATGAATAATACACAGTTACCTTTTAAGCCATATGTTCTATTTAATAAGGTAGAATTTATTGAGAGGCAATCTCTTTATAAAGAGATATGTAAGAAGATATGGGATGTAAATAAAATTGATGTATTAGCAAATAGTTAG
- a CDS encoding restriction endonuclease subunit S: MSKYRRYERYKDSGVEWIGEIPEEWNLSKIKYEALINKNVLSEKTESDYEINYVDIGSVNSTGEITDLQNYQFENAPSRARRAVSIGDTIVSTVRTYLNAIAFIEEVNSNLICSTGFAVLTPGKRLHRKYLFYLMRSDRFVNEIVKRSTGVSYPAVNASDVGNLECLLPDMQSQVTIVDFLDQKTTEIDDLIAEKEKLIELLQEKRQAIISEAVTKGLNPNVRMKDSGVDWIGDIPEHWDIRRIKYLSNIRNVKASDGDNDKTYVGLESIESKTGKLLTNNNDEQQAVGETANIFRKGDVLFGKLRPYLAKCIVADFNGRCTSELLVLRTASNMLPEYLYLFMLSPIFIDVVNSSTYGAKMPRASWDFIGNLKVPLPNIKEQEEIVEYLIKLTNNMDDLISDISTQIQKLKEYRQSLISEAVTGKVDVRELENVSEVIYE; encoded by the coding sequence ATGAGTAAGTATAGGAGATATGAGAGGTATAAGGATTCTGGTGTTGAGTGGATAGGAGAGATACCTGAGGAGTGGAATTTATCAAAAATTAAATATGAAGCATTAATTAATAAAAATGTATTAAGTGAAAAGACTGAGAGTGATTATGAGATTAATTATGTTGATATAGGAAGTGTTAATTCAACTGGTGAGATAACGGATTTGCAGAATTATCAGTTTGAAAATGCTCCGAGCAGGGCGAGAAGGGCTGTTAGTATTGGGGATACAATTGTTTCCACTGTAAGGACATACCTAAATGCAATAGCATTTATTGAGGAAGTCAATTCAAATTTGATATGTTCCACAGGGTTTGCTGTGCTAACTCCAGGGAAAAGGTTGCATCGTAAATATTTATTCTACTTAATGAGGTCTGATAGGTTTGTTAATGAAATTGTTAAACGGTCTACAGGGGTAAGTTATCCAGCAGTTAACGCCTCAGATGTTGGTAATTTAGAATGTTTATTGCCTGATATGCAAAGCCAAGTAACTATTGTAGATTTTCTTGACCAGAAAACCACTGAAATAGATGATTTAATTGCTGAAAAAGAAAAATTAATTGAACTATTACAGGAAAAGCGGCAGGCGATTATAAGTGAAGCCGTTACTAAAGGACTTAATCCAAATGTTAGGATGAAAGATTCTGGAGTAGATTGGATAGGTGATATACCAGAGCATTGGGATATACGAAGAATAAAATATTTATCAAATATAAGAAATGTAAAAGCAAGTGATGGTGACAATGATAAAACTTATGTGGGGCTGGAAAGTATTGAGTCGAAAACCGGAAAGTTATTAACGAATAACAACGATGAACAACAAGCAGTTGGAGAGACAGCGAATATTTTTAGAAAGGGCGATGTATTATTTGGGAAATTAAGACCTTATCTGGCCAAATGTATTGTTGCAGATTTTAATGGGAGATGCACATCGGAACTTCTTGTGTTAAGAACTGCTTCTAATATGTTGCCAGAGTACTTATACTTATTTATGCTGTCGCCGATATTTATTGATGTAGTTAATTCATCAACATATGGAGCAAAAATGCCACGTGCAAGTTGGGATTTTATTGGCAATTTAAAAGTTCCTTTGCCTAATATTAAGGAGCAAGAAGAGATTGTTGAATATTTGATTAAACTGACAAATAATATGGATGATTTAATATCTGATATAAGTACGCAAATCCAAAAACTCAAAGAATACCGTCAATCCCTCATTTCTGAAGCAGTAACAGGTAAAGTTGATGTGAGGGAACTTGAGAATGTGAGCGAGGTGATTTATGAATGA
- a CDS encoding class I SAM-dependent DNA methyltransferase, whose amino-acid sequence MINLINFQDKINFIWSIAELLRGPYKKEQYGDVVLPMAVLRRFDCVLAATKEEVLKKYETLKKSGLQNVDPVLNRISNQEFNNTSKYDFEKLLAEPDNISNNLRNYINGFSKNAREIIEYFDFDKQITKLNDNDLLYLVISEFNKIDLHPDAVSNTEMGYIFEELIRRFSEHGEAGDHYTPREVIRLMVNILLNEDNEELTQPGLVTTVYDCCAGTGGMLSVTEQHLKELNPGIQVELFGQEINPQSFSICKSDMLIKGQNADNIILGDSFTEDGHRGTTFRYMLTNPPFGVEWKKAEKFIREEYEKDGFDGRFGAGLPRISDGSLLFLQHLISKMRQDEKGSRIAIIFNGSPLFTGDAGSGESEIRRWIIENDMLEGIIALPDQLFYNTGISTYIWIVTNRKNNDLMKGPVRTGKIQLVNAVDFYQKMRKSLGNKRNEINEEQIKEITRIYGDFKENEYCKIFDNEDFGYQKIVVERPLRLNFQVTEERINNLYNETAFKKLAESRKKGQAGLQEIEEGKKTQRQIIDTLQTMDANVLYKNRDTFTKVLKKTFKVADINLNSPLLKAILSALSEKDETADICVDNKGNPEPDSDLRDTENVPLKEDIHEYFEREVKPHVPDAWIDESKTKVGYEIPFTRHFYKYEPLRPSEEIAKEIKELEESIQTRLKKVMGE is encoded by the coding sequence GTGATAAATTTGATTAATTTTCAAGATAAAATTAACTTTATATGGAGTATAGCAGAACTTTTAAGAGGTCCTTATAAAAAAGAACAATACGGGGATGTTGTCTTACCTATGGCTGTACTTAGAAGGTTTGACTGTGTTCTTGCAGCCACTAAAGAGGAAGTACTTAAAAAGTATGAAACATTAAAGAAGTCAGGGCTCCAAAACGTAGACCCTGTTTTAAATAGGATTTCAAATCAGGAATTTAATAATACCAGTAAATATGATTTTGAAAAGTTATTAGCAGAGCCAGATAATATCTCAAATAATTTAAGGAATTATATTAATGGTTTTTCTAAGAATGCTAGGGAAATCATAGAGTATTTTGATTTTGATAAGCAGATTACAAAACTTAATGATAATGACCTGCTTTATCTTGTGATATCTGAATTTAATAAAATAGATTTGCATCCCGATGCAGTAAGCAACACAGAAATGGGATACATATTTGAAGAACTGATAAGAAGATTTTCTGAACATGGAGAGGCAGGAGACCACTACACCCCTCGTGAGGTTATAAGGCTTATGGTAAATATTCTCCTAAACGAAGATAATGAGGAACTGACTCAACCAGGGCTTGTTACAACTGTTTACGACTGCTGTGCAGGGACTGGAGGCATGCTTTCGGTTACAGAGCAGCACTTGAAAGAATTAAACCCTGGAATACAAGTAGAATTATTTGGACAGGAGATCAATCCCCAATCCTTTAGTATCTGCAAATCCGACATGCTTATAAAAGGGCAAAATGCAGATAACATCATCTTAGGAGATAGTTTTACAGAAGATGGCCACAGGGGCACAACCTTTAGGTATATGCTTACTAATCCCCCCTTTGGCGTGGAATGGAAAAAAGCAGAGAAATTTATTCGTGAAGAATATGAGAAAGATGGGTTTGATGGCAGATTTGGTGCGGGTCTTCCCAGAATATCTGATGGTTCTCTTTTGTTTTTACAGCACTTAATATCTAAAATGAGGCAAGATGAAAAAGGCAGTCGTATTGCTATTATCTTTAATGGTTCACCATTATTTACTGGAGATGCAGGTTCAGGAGAATCGGAAATCAGACGCTGGATAATTGAAAATGATATGCTGGAAGGGATTATTGCACTGCCCGACCAGTTATTTTATAACACGGGCATTTCTACTTATATTTGGATAGTAACCAACCGTAAGAACAATGACCTAATGAAAGGTCCTGTAAGGACAGGGAAAATACAATTGGTCAATGCAGTAGATTTCTATCAGAAAATGAGAAAGAGCCTTGGAAACAAGAGAAATGAAATCAATGAGGAACAGATAAAAGAAATTACGAGGATATATGGGGATTTTAAAGAAAACGAATACTGCAAGATTTTTGATAATGAAGATTTTGGTTATCAAAAAATAGTAGTGGAGAGACCCTTAAGGCTTAACTTCCAAGTAACTGAAGAGAGGATTAATAATTTATACAATGAAACGGCTTTTAAGAAACTTGCTGAATCCAGGAAGAAAGGTCAAGCAGGGCTTCAAGAAATAGAGGAAGGCAAGAAAACTCAAAGACAAATAATAGATACCTTACAAACAATGGATGCTAATGTTCTTTATAAAAATAGGGATACCTTTACCAAGGTACTTAAAAAGACTTTTAAAGTAGCAGATATTAATTTGAACAGCCCTCTATTAAAGGCTATATTATCTGCCTTATCTGAAAAGGATGAAACAGCAGACATTTGTGTAGACAATAAGGGTAATCCAGAACCAGATTCAGACTTAAGAGATACTGAGAATGTACCGTTGAAAGAGGATATTCATGAATACTTTGAACGGGAAGTAAAACCTCATGTTCCTGATGCCTGGATAGACGAAAGTAAGACTAAAGTTGGATATGAAATACCGTTTACAAGACATTTTTATAAATATGAGCCTCTAAGACCTTCCGAAGAGATAGCAAAGGAGATTAAGGAACTTGAGGAGAGTATTCAGACAAGGTTGAAGAAGGTGATGGGGGAATGA